DNA sequence from the Methylacidiphilum kamchatkense Kam1 genome:
GTGTTCACTTCGTACTAAAAAACGCCAAAGAGAAAACCGAAGAAAGAATTTTCCCTTTCGATATTCTTCCGAGACTTATCCTCAAAAGAGAATGGGACAAGATTCAAAGAGGACTTATTCAAAGAACAATGGCTTTGAATCTATTTATAGAAGATGTCTATGGAAAGCAACGGATTCTAAAAGAAAAGGGTATTGACCAAGCGTTGGTCTTAAGCTCTTCAGGTTTTCTTTCTCAAATGATTGGAGTGAAAGTGCCTAGGGGCATCTACGCAGCGATTTGTGGTTGTGATCTGCTCAAAGACGAAAATGGAAATTTTGTCGTACTCGAAGATAACCTTAGGATCCCAAGTGGGGCTGCCTATATGCTGAATTGCAGAAAAGTTTTAAAGGAGAGTTGTCCTTTTTTCTTCGAACTCAACAAACCTTTGCCTATACAATCCTATCCCACAGTTCTTTTAAAAACCCTTCTCGATCTTCATCCTTCTGAGGTTTCTCAAGAACCAGTGGTGGCGGTGCTGACTCCAGGCCCTTATAATTCTGCCTATTTTGAACATGCATTCCTTGCAAATCAGATGGGAATACCACTTGTCGAACCCAAAGATCTTGTTGTTGAAAATGGAACTCTTTATTTCCAGTCTAAGACCCATAAAAAACGGATATCGATTCTTTATAGACGCATCGAAGAAAGCTTCATGGATCCTGTCGCATTTCGGCCGGATTCATTGATTGGAGTTAGAGGATTGTTTAGCTCTTTTATAGAAGGTCGACTTAGTTTGATCAATGCTCCCGGTTGTGGCATTGGAGATGATAAAGCCATCTATCCGTATGTTCCAAAAATGATCCGTTATTATCTGGATGAAGAACCCATCCTAAGGAACATTGAAACCTATTCATGTGTAGATCCTAAGCAACAGGCTTTTGTAGTGAATAATCTAGAGGGGTTGGTTGTTAAGGAAGTGAATCAATCCGGTGGATTCGGGATGCTTATTGGACCCGTAAGTTCTTCTAAAACGCGAGAAGAATTTAAAAAAAGAATTCTAGCCCATCCCCGAAATTATATTGCACAGCCACTGATCCATTTCTCAAAACTACCTTGTATGAGCGGTTCGGGAATTGAACCACGAAGGGTTGACTTGCGTCCCTTTGTCTTAATGGGTAAGGAACCAAGGGTTGTTCCTGGAGGGTTAACACGAGTGTCTATAAGCTGGGATTCTTTTATAGTCAATTCGTCTCAAGGAGGGGGAAGCAAAGATACATGGATCATTGAGAATGAGGGAGGGTAAAGCTTATGATAGATCATCGGGTAGAAAATATTTATTGGATGGCCAGATACATGGAAAGAGCCTTATTCAGTTTGAATATTGGCAAAAGCTATCTGGGATATGGTTTGGAAGCAAGTCAAGAAAAATGGGGCTATTGTTGGCAAAGAATCAAAAAAGGAATGCGTATTTTCAGTGCTTCAGATCCTACCCATAGCTCCTTACCCATGTCCCTGTTTTTTCTTTTGTTTGACTGCGAGAATCCCTTATCTGCTTTGTCTTCCTTGTTTTCAGCCAGAGAAAACGCGAAAATTTTGAGGGATATTCTTCCTGTTGCGCTTTGGGAGCAACTAAACGAGGCCTATTTTCTTCTTTCTTCGACAACAGTCACTTCGAGTCTGCAACCTTCTCATTATCCATTGATTACAACGACTATTGAAAAAATGCTCTTGTTTGATCAGCTGGAAAGCTACCTTTTCGAAGAAGATGAACTCTGGGCATGGCTAAAAGTAGGTGAATACATTGAAAAAATTGGAAATTTTGCAGCCTTTCTTTTCGCCTACGATCCGACGGAAAACAAAGACAATCCTTCTTTTGAGGAGTGGGAAGCTTTTCTTAATTCGCTCTTTCTTTTGGACCTGTTTAGAAAAAAAGTAGGATTGGCTTCGCTAAGCTTTGATCAGATCGCTTCTTTTATCTTAATTGCAAACAGGTATCCCTACTCGATTCTATCGCAATTGGAAAAACTCATTGGCTGTTTTGGAATAGTCTCTCAAGTGTGGACAATAGATATTGCTCAGTCAACAGCCA
Encoded proteins:
- a CDS encoding alpha-E domain-containing protein, with amino-acid sequence MIDHRVENIYWMARYMERALFSLNIGKSYLGYGLEASQEKWGYCWQRIKKGMRIFSASDPTHSSLPMSLFFLLFDCENPLSALSSLFSARENAKILRDILPVALWEQLNEAYFLLSSTTVTSSLQPSHYPLITTTIEKMLLFDQLESYLFEEDELWAWLKVGEYIEKIGNFAAFLFAYDPTENKDNPSFEEWEAFLNSLFLLDLFRKKVGLASLSFDQIASFILIANRYPYSILSQLEKLIGCFGIVSQVWTIDIAQSTAKELLDNVVDSCQKEVSSENKKKLFLEIQIACNSIHQHLLSAIG
- a CDS encoding circularly permuted type 2 ATP-grasp protein, whose translation is MGAPIPQISQANGEKDTRFEFLSQNYRKLLLDGPDESLDPKGEPKKEYKALWELILSRVGRDRLLSAQNTANDRLRQLGVHFVLKNAKEKTEERIFPFDILPRLILKREWDKIQRGLIQRTMALNLFIEDVYGKQRILKEKGIDQALVLSSSGFLSQMIGVKVPRGIYAAICGCDLLKDENGNFVVLEDNLRIPSGAAYMLNCRKVLKESCPFFFELNKPLPIQSYPTVLLKTLLDLHPSEVSQEPVVAVLTPGPYNSAYFEHAFLANQMGIPLVEPKDLVVENGTLYFQSKTHKKRISILYRRIEESFMDPVAFRPDSLIGVRGLFSSFIEGRLSLINAPGCGIGDDKAIYPYVPKMIRYYLDEEPILRNIETYSCVDPKQQAFVVNNLEGLVVKEVNQSGGFGMLIGPVSSSKTREEFKKRILAHPRNYIAQPLIHFSKLPCMSGSGIEPRRVDLRPFVLMGKEPRVVPGGLTRVSISWDSFIVNSSQGGGSKDTWIIENEGG